One genomic region from Streptomyces venezuelae encodes:
- a CDS encoding sulfite exporter TauE/SafE family protein, which translates to MPEITLTTLVLLCLAALVAGWIDAVVGGGGLLLLPALLLGLPHVPAAHILGTNKAVAIVGTTGAAVTYVRKAPVQVWTAVRIGLAALAGSMAGAFFAAGISSDVLRPVIMVVLLAVAAFVMLRPSFGAKAEGEDRAPLTRARVVTAIVVVGGGIGLYDGLFGPGTGTFLVLALTAVLHLDLVTASATAKIVNVCTNAGALAMFAHQGSVYWQLAAVMAVFNLAGGLVGARMALSKGAEFVRGVLLFVVFSLVAKLAFDQWA; encoded by the coding sequence ATGCCCGAGATCACGCTGACCACCCTCGTCCTGCTCTGCCTCGCCGCGCTCGTGGCGGGCTGGATCGACGCCGTGGTGGGCGGCGGGGGACTGCTCCTGCTCCCCGCTCTCCTGCTCGGACTGCCCCATGTCCCGGCCGCGCACATCCTCGGCACCAACAAGGCCGTCGCGATCGTGGGCACCACCGGGGCCGCCGTCACCTATGTCCGCAAGGCGCCCGTCCAGGTCTGGACGGCGGTACGGATCGGGCTCGCGGCGCTCGCGGGCTCCATGGCGGGCGCCTTCTTCGCCGCCGGGATCAGCAGCGACGTCCTGCGCCCGGTGATCATGGTGGTGCTGCTCGCCGTGGCGGCCTTCGTGATGCTGCGGCCCTCCTTCGGCGCCAAGGCCGAGGGGGAGGACCGGGCGCCGCTGACCCGGGCCCGGGTCGTGACGGCGATCGTGGTCGTCGGCGGCGGCATCGGCCTCTACGACGGCCTGTTCGGGCCGGGCACCGGCACCTTCCTCGTCCTCGCGCTGACCGCCGTGCTCCACCTGGACCTGGTGACCGCCTCCGCCACCGCGAAGATCGTCAACGTCTGCACGAACGCGGGCGCGCTCGCCATGTTCGCCCACCAGGGCAGCGTGTACTGGCAGCTGGCGGCCGTCATGGCCGTCTTCAACCTGGCGGGCGGCCTGGTCGGGGCGCGGATGGCGCTGAGCAAGGGGGCCGAGTTCGTCCGCGGAGTGCTGCTGTTCGTGGTCTTCTCGCTGGTCGCGAAGCTCGCCTTCGACCAGTGGGCCTGA
- a CDS encoding class F sortase: MSNRSKGWGIAVAACVGLWLVQNGSQDVTPPVPSAAQAFAAGPSVHTDAAADPLPSSAPVRLRIPETDVDTPMTRLGLAADGSLDVPPAGDRNLAGWYADGITPGAKGTAIVAGHVDNAQGPAVFYTLGALKKGHRIEVDRQDGRTAVFTVDAVEVYANEDFPDKKVYGETDRAEIRVITCGGGFSKKNGYQGNVVAFGHLIGVR; this comes from the coding sequence GTGAGCAACAGGAGCAAGGGCTGGGGCATAGCCGTGGCCGCGTGCGTCGGGCTCTGGCTCGTCCAGAACGGCTCGCAGGACGTCACCCCGCCCGTACCGTCCGCCGCCCAGGCGTTCGCGGCCGGGCCGAGCGTGCACACCGACGCCGCCGCCGACCCGCTGCCGTCCTCGGCGCCCGTGCGGCTCCGGATCCCCGAGACCGACGTGGACACCCCGATGACGCGGCTCGGCCTGGCGGCGGACGGCTCGCTCGACGTGCCGCCCGCCGGGGACCGGAACCTCGCCGGCTGGTACGCGGACGGCATCACGCCCGGCGCCAAGGGCACGGCGATCGTCGCGGGCCACGTGGACAACGCCCAGGGGCCGGCCGTCTTCTACACGCTGGGCGCCCTGAAGAAGGGCCACCGGATCGAGGTGGACCGGCAGGACGGCCGTACCGCCGTCTTCACGGTCGACGCGGTCGAGGTGTACGCGAACGAGGACTTCCCCGACAAGAAGGTCTACGGGGAGACCGACCGCGCCGAGATCCGGGTCATCACCTGCGGCGGCGGCTTCTCGAAGAAGAACGGCTACCAGGGGAACGTGGTCGCCTTCGGCCACCTCATCGGGGTGCGCTGA
- a CDS encoding aminotransferase class IV, with product MTTAHVPPTPPAHVEIDGVPAGDPGLLTTLMSGFGHFTAMQVRDGRVKGLGRHLERLDLATRELFGEELPGDRVRALLTGAVTAAGLRDSSARVYVYDGVRVAVVVREAAPDGPGAPQRLRSVDYLRPAAHLKHLGGFGQSYHGEAARRDGYDEALLTSSTGEIAEGAVTNIAFWDGTSVVWPSAPCLTGITMALLEGPLGSVRRRVTLADLGAYRAAFVTNSRGIAPVSGIDAVDFAVDEELMERVHAAYGSVEWEAL from the coding sequence ATGACCACCGCGCACGTTCCCCCCACCCCGCCCGCCCACGTCGAGATCGACGGAGTCCCGGCGGGCGACCCCGGGCTCCTCACGACCCTCATGAGCGGCTTCGGCCACTTCACGGCGATGCAGGTGCGGGACGGGCGCGTGAAGGGACTCGGCCGCCACCTCGAACGGCTCGACCTCGCCACCCGCGAGCTCTTCGGGGAGGAGCTGCCCGGGGACCGGGTCCGCGCGCTGCTCACCGGTGCCGTGACGGCCGCCGGACTGCGGGACTCCTCGGCCCGGGTGTACGTGTACGACGGCGTCCGCGTCGCGGTCGTCGTTCGCGAGGCCGCCCCGGACGGGCCCGGTGCGCCGCAGCGCCTGAGGAGCGTCGACTACCTGCGCCCCGCCGCGCACCTCAAGCACCTGGGCGGCTTCGGCCAGAGCTACCACGGCGAGGCGGCCCGGCGGGACGGCTACGACGAGGCGCTGCTGACCTCCTCGACCGGCGAGATCGCCGAGGGTGCGGTCACCAACATCGCCTTCTGGGACGGCACTTCGGTCGTCTGGCCGTCGGCGCCCTGCCTGACGGGCATCACGATGGCCCTCCTCGAAGGCCCGCTCGGCTCGGTGCGGCGACGGGTGACGCTCGCGGACCTGGGCGCGTACCGCGCGGCCTTCGTGACGAACTCCCGCGGGATCGCGCCGGTTTCGGGGATCGACGCGGTCGACTTCGCCGTGGACGAGGAGCTGATGGAGCGGGTCCACGCGGCGTACGGGTCGGTGGAGTGGGAGGCGCTCTAG
- a CDS encoding NADPH-dependent FMN reductase, with product MDLTNSTSPAVPSAQAAPLSLALIVASDREGRFAPVITDWLRTRFAEREDFAVTVVDLAETDLPTSLSRNPSPAVRAELAKVSPVLAEADAFVVLTPEYNHSFPAALKNLIDWHFTEWQAKPVGFVSYGGISGGLRAVEQLRQIFAEVHAVTVRDSVSFHSAWGLFDDEGRHKDPAGAEGAVKVLLDQLAWWALALKEAKSVRPYAA from the coding sequence ATGGACCTCACGAACTCCACCTCGCCCGCCGTTCCTTCTGCCCAGGCCGCCCCGCTGAGCCTCGCCCTGATCGTCGCGAGCGACCGCGAAGGCCGCTTCGCCCCCGTCATCACCGACTGGCTCCGCACCCGGTTCGCCGAGCGCGAGGACTTCGCCGTGACGGTCGTCGACCTCGCCGAGACCGACCTCCCCACCTCCCTCTCCCGTAACCCCTCCCCGGCCGTCCGCGCCGAACTCGCCAAGGTCTCCCCGGTGCTGGCCGAGGCCGACGCCTTCGTCGTCCTCACCCCCGAGTACAACCACTCCTTCCCCGCCGCCCTCAAGAACCTCATCGACTGGCACTTCACCGAATGGCAGGCCAAGCCCGTCGGCTTTGTCTCCTACGGCGGCATCTCCGGCGGCCTGCGGGCCGTCGAGCAGCTCCGCCAGATCTTCGCCGAGGTGCACGCCGTCACCGTCCGCGACTCCGTCTCCTTCCACTCCGCCTGGGGGCTCTTCGACGACGAGGGGCGGCACAAGGACCCCGCCGGCGCCGAGGGCGCGGTCAAGGTCCTCCTCGACCAGCTCGCCTGGTGGGCGCTCGCGCTCAAGGAAGCCAAGTCCGTCCGCCCCTACGCCGCGTGA
- a CDS encoding ABC transporter ATP-binding protein, whose protein sequence is MLLRLLAPRLRPYRALLVLLVLLQLVQSLASLALPALNAGVIDEGVLRGDTDRVLGGGATMLGVTLLQAAAAAAATYTGARIAMGVARDLRSEVFRRVQDFSAQERGRFGTASLITRTTNDVQQVQTFTVLVLTMLVSAPLLCVGGLAMALRQDVPLALVLLLFVPVMTGAVGTVVLRMRPLFRGMQERVDRVNRVLREQITGVRVVRAFVRDRHERERFGAANDELLAVGLRAGRLQALMFPTVLIVWEATAVLLVYVGAHRIDSGALQPGGLVAFLGYLLQTAMSVMMVLFLLMHMPRAEVGAERIREVLDTPLSVTPPADPVRVLRGPGRLDLTGVDFRYPGAEEPVLKDVDLVARPGETTAIIGSTGSGKSTLLGLVPRLFDATDGEVLVDGVDVRALDPALMARTVGLVSQKPYLFSGTVASNLRYGKPDATDEELWHALETAQAADFVRALDDGLDAPVTQGGGNFSGGQRQRLAIARVLVARPRLYLFDDSFSALDARTDARLREALRRETADATVVIVAQRVSTIRHADRIVVLDRGRTAGTGTHESLMRDSATYREIVLSQLTEEEAA, encoded by the coding sequence ATGCTGCTGAGACTCCTCGCTCCCCGCCTCAGGCCGTACCGGGCCCTCCTCGTCCTCCTCGTCCTGCTCCAGCTCGTCCAGTCCTTAGCCTCGCTCGCCCTGCCCGCCCTCAACGCCGGAGTCATCGACGAGGGCGTCCTCCGCGGGGACACCGATCGTGTCCTCGGCGGCGGCGCCACGATGCTCGGCGTCACCCTCCTCCAGGCCGCGGCGGCCGCCGCCGCCACCTACACCGGCGCCAGGATCGCCATGGGAGTCGCCCGCGACCTGCGCTCCGAGGTCTTCCGCCGCGTCCAGGACTTCTCCGCCCAGGAGCGGGGCCGCTTCGGCACCGCCTCCCTCATCACCCGTACGACCAACGACGTCCAGCAGGTCCAGACGTTCACCGTCCTCGTCCTGACGATGCTGGTCTCCGCGCCCCTGCTGTGCGTCGGCGGACTCGCCATGGCGCTGCGCCAGGACGTGCCGCTCGCCCTCGTCCTGCTCCTCTTCGTGCCCGTCATGACCGGTGCCGTCGGCACCGTCGTCCTGCGGATGCGGCCCCTCTTCCGGGGCATGCAGGAGCGCGTCGACCGGGTCAACCGCGTGCTGCGCGAACAGATCACCGGAGTCCGCGTGGTCCGCGCCTTCGTCCGCGACCGCCACGAGCGGGAACGGTTCGGCGCCGCCAACGACGAACTCCTCGCCGTCGGGCTCCGGGCCGGCCGGCTCCAGGCGCTCATGTTCCCGACGGTGCTCATCGTCTGGGAGGCGACGGCCGTCCTCCTCGTCTACGTCGGCGCCCACCGCATCGACAGCGGCGCCCTCCAGCCCGGCGGGCTCGTCGCCTTCCTCGGCTACCTGCTCCAGACCGCCATGTCCGTGATGATGGTCCTCTTCCTCCTCATGCACATGCCGCGCGCCGAGGTCGGCGCCGAGCGCATCCGCGAGGTCCTCGACACCCCGCTCTCCGTCACCCCGCCGGCCGACCCCGTCCGCGTCCTCAGGGGACCCGGACGCCTCGACCTCACGGGCGTCGACTTCCGGTACCCGGGCGCCGAGGAGCCGGTCCTCAAGGACGTCGACCTCGTCGCCCGCCCCGGGGAGACCACCGCGATCATCGGCTCCACCGGCAGCGGCAAGTCGACGCTCCTCGGCCTCGTGCCCCGGCTCTTCGACGCCACCGACGGCGAGGTCCTCGTCGACGGCGTGGACGTCCGCGCGCTCGACCCCGCCCTGATGGCCAGGACCGTCGGCCTCGTCTCCCAGAAGCCCTACCTCTTCTCGGGGACGGTGGCCTCGAACCTGCGGTACGGAAAGCCCGACGCGACCGACGAGGAGCTCTGGCACGCCCTGGAGACCGCCCAGGCCGCCGACTTCGTCCGGGCCCTCGACGACGGCCTGGACGCCCCGGTCACCCAGGGCGGCGGCAACTTCTCCGGCGGCCAGCGGCAGCGGCTCGCCATCGCCCGGGTCCTCGTCGCCCGCCCCCGCCTCTACCTCTTCGACGACTCCTTCTCCGCCCTCGACGCCCGCACCGACGCCCGGCTCCGCGAGGCGCTCCGCCGGGAGACGGCCGACGCGACCGTGGTGATCGTCGCCCAGCGGGTCTCCACCATCCGGCACGCCGACCGGATCGTCGTCCTCGACCGGGGCCGGACCGCCGGCACCGGCACCCACGAGTCCCTCATGCGGGACAGCGCCACCTACCGGGAGATCGTCCTCTCCCAGCTCACCGAGGAGGAAGCCGCATGA
- a CDS encoding ABC transporter ATP-binding protein: protein MSTPALERSLAFRASGLRLLRTLAPDRASLIAVLAVGATAVTLGVLSPLLLGRATDLVVTGATGPAGVDFAAVGRLLALSVVVVAGSSLFTWVQLRIATTVVQRAGRRLREQAQHKLARLPLTYFDRQPRGEVLSRTTNDIDNITQTLQQAFSQMVRALLTLIGVLAMMFWISPLLALVALASVPVSVAVATFVGKRAQPQFVKQWAVTGRLGSHVEEMITGHTEVVAFGRRAEAVDRFDELGEELYRASFRAQFVSGFIQPALTLVGNLNYVVLAVVGGLRVASGTLTVGDVQAFIQYSYEFNGPINQVAAMANLLQSGVASAERVFDLLDADEESADPAEPERPAQVRGRVSFEKVAFRYEPDKPLVEDLSLTVEPGRTVAIVGPTGAGKTTLVNLLMRFHEVTGGRITLDGTDIAKMSREELRAGIGMVLQDTWLFGGTIADNIAYGLPGEVSRERIVEAARAAHADRFVRTLPDGYDTVLDEDGGGLSAGEKQLVTLARAFLSEPVILVLDEATSSVDTRTELLVQQAMSSLRAGRTSFVVAHRLSTIRDADTILVMDSGSIAEQGTHEELLAAGGAYARLYEAQFAGA from the coding sequence CTGTCCACCCCCGCCCTCGAACGCTCCCTGGCCTTCCGCGCCTCCGGCCTCCGCCTCCTGCGCACCCTCGCCCCCGACCGGGCCAGCCTGATCGCCGTCCTCGCCGTCGGCGCCACCGCCGTCACCCTCGGCGTCCTCAGCCCCCTGCTCCTCGGCCGCGCCACCGACCTCGTCGTCACCGGCGCCACCGGCCCGGCCGGGGTCGACTTCGCGGCCGTCGGCCGGCTCCTCGCCCTCTCCGTCGTGGTCGTCGCCGGCTCGTCCCTCTTCACCTGGGTCCAGCTGCGGATCGCCACCACCGTCGTCCAGCGGGCCGGCCGGCGCCTGCGCGAGCAGGCCCAGCACAAGCTGGCGCGGCTGCCCCTCACGTACTTCGACCGGCAGCCGCGCGGCGAGGTCCTCTCCCGCACCACGAACGACATCGACAACATCACCCAGACCCTCCAGCAGGCCTTCAGCCAGATGGTCCGCGCCCTGCTCACCCTCATCGGCGTCCTCGCGATGATGTTCTGGATCTCCCCGCTGCTCGCCCTCGTCGCCCTGGCCTCCGTGCCCGTCTCGGTCGCCGTCGCCACCTTCGTCGGAAAGCGCGCCCAGCCGCAGTTCGTGAAGCAGTGGGCGGTCACCGGGCGGCTCGGCAGCCACGTCGAGGAGATGATCACCGGCCACACCGAGGTCGTCGCCTTCGGCCGCCGCGCCGAGGCCGTGGACCGCTTCGACGAGCTCGGCGAGGAGCTGTACCGGGCGAGCTTCCGCGCCCAGTTCGTGTCCGGCTTCATCCAGCCCGCGCTGACCCTGGTCGGCAACCTCAACTACGTCGTCCTCGCGGTCGTCGGCGGCCTGCGGGTGGCGAGCGGCACCCTCACCGTCGGCGACGTGCAGGCCTTCATCCAGTACTCGTACGAGTTCAACGGCCCGATCAACCAGGTCGCCGCCATGGCCAACCTCCTCCAGTCCGGAGTGGCCTCCGCCGAGCGGGTCTTCGACCTCCTCGACGCCGACGAGGAGTCCGCGGACCCGGCGGAGCCCGAGCGCCCCGCCCAGGTCAGGGGCCGGGTCTCCTTCGAGAAGGTCGCCTTCCGCTACGAGCCCGACAAGCCGCTCGTCGAGGACCTGTCGCTCACGGTCGAACCGGGCAGGACGGTCGCGATCGTCGGCCCGACGGGCGCCGGCAAGACGACCCTCGTCAACCTCCTCATGCGGTTCCACGAGGTCACCGGCGGCCGGATCACCCTGGACGGCACGGACATCGCGAAGATGTCCCGCGAGGAGCTGCGGGCCGGGATCGGCATGGTCCTCCAGGACACCTGGCTCTTCGGCGGCACCATCGCCGACAACATCGCCTACGGCCTGCCCGGCGAGGTCTCCCGGGAGCGGATCGTGGAGGCCGCCAGGGCCGCGCACGCCGACCGCTTCGTCCGGACCCTCCCCGACGGGTACGACACGGTCCTCGACGAGGACGGGGGAGGCCTCAGCGCCGGCGAGAAGCAGCTGGTCACCCTCGCCAGGGCGTTCCTCTCCGAGCCGGTGATCCTCGTCCTCGACGAGGCCACCAGCTCCGTCGACACCCGCACCGAGCTCCTCGTCCAGCAGGCCATGTCGTCCCTCCGCGCGGGCCGCACCAGCTTCGTCGTCGCCCACCGGCTCTCCACGATCCGGGACGCGGACACGATCCTGGTCATGGACAGCGGGTCCATCGCCGAGCAGGGCACCCACGAGGAACTGCTCGCCGCCGGCGGCGCGTACGCCCGGCTGTACGAAGCCCAGTTCGCCGGAGCGTGA
- the cutA gene encoding divalent-cation tolerance protein CutA: MTTLALTVLTTTDSPEKAETLARGAVEARLAACAQVSGPVTSVYHWQRAIETAEEWQVVFKTTEARYEDLEAHILAAHDYETPEIIATPVVRASSAYLAWLGREVAHP; the protein is encoded by the coding sequence GTGACCACTCTCGCCCTCACCGTCCTCACGACCACCGACAGCCCCGAGAAGGCCGAGACGCTCGCGCGCGGCGCCGTCGAGGCGCGGCTCGCCGCCTGCGCCCAGGTCTCCGGTCCCGTCACCTCCGTCTACCACTGGCAGCGGGCCATCGAGACCGCCGAGGAGTGGCAGGTGGTGTTCAAGACCACCGAGGCCCGCTACGAGGACCTGGAGGCCCACATCCTCGCCGCCCACGACTACGAGACGCCGGAGATCATCGCCACCCCCGTCGTCCGGGCCTCCTCCGCCTACCTGGCGTGGCTCGGCAGGGAGGTGGCGCACCCGTGA
- a CDS encoding gamma-glutamylcyclotransferase family protein translates to MPLPFFVYGTLRPGAYNHDRLLLGRTAAEEAARLPGALLHDGPGYPYAVPGEGTVEGTLVTAAPDAYGELLGALDRMEGDAGYERAVVEAVRLRDGGTVRAWTYLAAPGTALGPLIPTGDWFRACPADHGRGRGVWHGTSPRCRNAPIAPP, encoded by the coding sequence ATACCCCTGCCGTTCTTCGTGTACGGGACACTGCGCCCCGGCGCGTACAACCACGACCGGCTCCTCCTCGGCCGGACGGCCGCCGAGGAGGCGGCCCGGCTCCCGGGCGCCCTCCTCCACGACGGCCCCGGCTACCCGTACGCGGTGCCGGGGGAGGGCACGGTCGAGGGGACCCTCGTGACGGCGGCGCCCGACGCGTACGGCGAACTGCTCGGGGCGCTGGACCGGATGGAGGGCGACGCCGGGTACGAGCGGGCCGTCGTCGAGGCGGTCCGGCTCCGCGACGGCGGGACCGTCCGGGCCTGGACCTACCTCGCGGCCCCCGGGACGGCGCTCGGCCCGCTCATCCCCACCGGTGACTGGTTCAGGGCCTGTCCGGCGGATCATGGCCGGGGTCGCGGGGTCTGGCACGGCACCTCGCCGCGTTGCCGAAACGCCCCCATAGCTCCGCCATGA
- a CDS encoding molybdopterin oxidoreductase family protein, with amino-acid sequence MSDATAVPTHCPYCALQCGMSLRPTGAPELPAEVVERTDFPVNRGALCGKGRTAPSVLSSRVRLTEPLVRCPDTGDLRPATWEEALAAVADGLHRTRADHGADAVGVFGGGGLTNEKAYTLGKFARLVLGTSQIDYNGRFCMSSAAAAHQRAFGLDRGLPFPLDDIPRTGCVILVGSNLAETMPPALRYLTELRENGGKLIVVDPRRTRTAEQADLHLAPRPGTDLALALGMLHLVVAEGRVDEEFVAARTDGWAAARAGAMSHWPEQVERITGVSVPELREAVAMFCDAGSGMVLTARGPEQQSKGTDTVGAWINLCLATGRAGRPLSGYGCLTGQGNGQGGREHGQKADQLPGYRKLDDPAARAHVAGVWGVDPDTLPGPGRSAYELLDALGGDVKALLLMGSNPVVSAPHAAHVEGRLRSLDFLAVADVVLSETAALADVVLPVTQWAEETGTMTNLEGRVLLRRRALTPPEGVRSDLEVLHGLAGLLGWEKGFPTDAEEVFEELRRASAGGPADYAGIDYRRIEEEQGVFWPCPDEEHAGTPRLFLDRFATPDGRARFVPVVHRAAAEETDAEYPVVLTTGRVVSQYQSGAQTRRVAELNAAAPGPFVELHPRLAERLGVAEGERLAVVSRRGRAVAPARITTAIRPDTVFMPFHWAGEGRANTLVNPALDPVSRMPEFKVCAVRLERDG; translated from the coding sequence ATGTCCGACGCCACCGCCGTCCCGACCCACTGCCCCTACTGCGCCCTGCAGTGCGGCATGTCGCTCCGCCCCACCGGCGCCCCGGAGCTGCCCGCCGAGGTGGTCGAGCGGACCGACTTCCCCGTCAACCGGGGCGCCCTGTGCGGCAAGGGCCGCACCGCTCCCTCCGTACTCTCCTCCCGGGTCCGGCTCACCGAGCCCCTGGTCCGATGCCCTGACACGGGGGATCTGCGGCCCGCGACCTGGGAGGAGGCGCTCGCCGCCGTCGCCGACGGACTGCACAGGACCCGCGCCGACCACGGTGCCGATGCCGTGGGGGTCTTCGGCGGCGGCGGGCTCACCAACGAGAAGGCGTACACGCTGGGAAAGTTCGCCCGGCTCGTGCTCGGCACCTCGCAGATCGACTACAACGGCCGCTTCTGCATGTCGTCCGCCGCCGCCGCGCACCAGCGGGCCTTCGGCCTCGACCGGGGACTCCCCTTCCCCCTGGACGACATCCCGAGGACCGGGTGCGTGATCCTCGTCGGCTCCAACCTCGCCGAGACCATGCCGCCCGCCCTGCGCTACCTCACCGAGCTGCGGGAGAACGGCGGGAAGCTGATCGTCGTCGACCCGCGCCGCACCCGCACCGCCGAGCAGGCCGACCTCCACCTCGCGCCCCGCCCCGGGACCGACCTCGCGCTCGCCCTCGGCATGCTCCACCTCGTCGTCGCCGAAGGACGCGTGGACGAGGAGTTCGTGGCGGCTCGCACCGACGGCTGGGCGGCGGCCCGGGCCGGGGCCATGTCCCACTGGCCCGAGCAGGTCGAGCGGATCACCGGTGTGTCCGTACCCGAGCTCCGCGAGGCCGTCGCGATGTTCTGCGACGCCGGCAGCGGCATGGTGCTGACCGCGCGCGGCCCCGAGCAGCAGTCCAAGGGCACGGACACCGTCGGCGCCTGGATCAACCTCTGCCTCGCCACCGGCAGGGCGGGCCGGCCGCTGAGCGGCTACGGCTGCCTCACCGGCCAGGGCAACGGCCAGGGCGGCCGCGAGCACGGCCAGAAGGCCGACCAGCTGCCCGGCTACCGCAAGCTCGACGACCCGGCCGCCCGCGCGCACGTCGCCGGGGTGTGGGGCGTCGACCCCGATACGCTGCCGGGGCCGGGGCGCAGCGCGTACGAACTCCTCGACGCGCTCGGCGGCGACGTGAAGGCCCTGCTCCTCATGGGCTCCAACCCGGTCGTCTCCGCGCCGCACGCCGCGCACGTCGAGGGGCGGCTGCGCTCGCTCGACTTCCTCGCCGTCGCCGACGTCGTCCTCTCCGAGACCGCCGCGCTCGCCGACGTCGTCCTGCCCGTCACCCAGTGGGCAGAGGAGACCGGCACCATGACCAACCTGGAGGGCAGGGTGCTGTTGCGGCGCCGCGCCCTCACCCCGCCGGAGGGCGTACGCAGCGACCTGGAGGTGCTGCACGGGCTCGCCGGGCTGCTCGGCTGGGAGAAGGGCTTCCCGACGGATGCCGAGGAGGTCTTCGAGGAGCTGCGGCGGGCCTCCGCCGGCGGCCCCGCCGACTACGCGGGCATCGACTACCGGCGCATCGAGGAGGAGCAGGGCGTCTTCTGGCCCTGCCCCGACGAGGAGCACGCCGGTACGCCCCGGCTCTTCCTCGACCGGTTCGCGACGCCCGACGGGCGGGCCCGGTTCGTGCCGGTGGTGCACCGGGCGGCGGCGGAGGAGACCGACGCCGAGTACCCGGTCGTCCTCACCACGGGCCGGGTCGTGTCCCAGTACCAGTCGGGCGCGCAGACCCGGCGGGTCGCCGAGCTGAACGCGGCGGCGCCCGGCCCCTTCGTCGAGCTGCACCCGCGGCTCGCCGAGCGGCTCGGGGTGGCCGAGGGCGAGCGGCTCGCGGTGGTCTCGCGGCGGGGCCGCGCCGTCGCCCCGGCCCGGATCACGACGGCGATCCGGCCGGACACCGTCTTCATGCCGTTCCACTGGGCGGGCGAGGGCCGGGCGAACACGCTCGTGAACCCGGCGCTCGACCCGGTCTCCCGGATGCCCGAGTTCAAGGTGTGCGCGGTGCGTCTGGAGCGGGACGGCTAG
- a CDS encoding vancomycin high temperature exclusion protein, translating to MTARLTRLIPRTTRARRRTVQAVMLGAVLALTPMTWMHTAAAGKLRTTADVPARDVAVVFGAGLWKGRPTPYLAHRLDTAAELYREGRVRVLLVTGDNSRTAYDEPSAMRTYLTERGVPDGRIVSDYAGFDTWDSCVRAKKVFGVDRAVLVTQDFHIKRAVALCGRAGVDAYGVGVAEPRDGTWYYGTTRELFAAGKAALDAGLRPDPQFLGPEETGVTEALASPRHLP from the coding sequence ATGACGGCACGGCTCACCCGGCTGATACCCCGCACCACCCGGGCGCGCCGCCGGACCGTCCAGGCCGTCATGCTGGGAGCGGTCCTCGCGCTCACCCCGATGACCTGGATGCACACCGCCGCCGCCGGGAAGCTCCGTACCACCGCCGACGTGCCCGCCCGGGACGTCGCCGTCGTGTTCGGCGCCGGGCTGTGGAAGGGGCGCCCCACCCCGTATCTCGCGCACCGGCTCGACACGGCCGCCGAGCTGTACCGCGAGGGCAGGGTCCGGGTCCTGCTCGTCACCGGCGACAACAGCAGGACCGCGTACGACGAGCCCAGCGCCATGCGCACCTACCTCACCGAGCGCGGGGTGCCCGACGGGCGGATCGTCAGCGACTACGCGGGCTTCGACACCTGGGACTCCTGCGTCCGGGCCAAGAAGGTCTTCGGCGTCGACCGGGCCGTCCTCGTCACCCAGGACTTCCACATCAAGCGGGCCGTCGCGCTGTGCGGGCGGGCGGGCGTCGACGCGTACGGCGTCGGGGTCGCCGAACCCCGCGACGGCACCTGGTACTACGGCACCACCCGGGAGCTCTTCGCGGCGGGCAAGGCCGCCCTCGACGCGGGCCTGCGCCCCGATCCGCAGTTCCTCGGGCCGGAGGAGACCGGCGTCACCGAGGCCCTCGCCTCACCTCGGCACCTGCCGTGA
- a CDS encoding aquaporin: MRMSPPSLPRRTAAEFIGTASLVAVIVGSGIRADSLSQDIGVRLLANAAASALGLGLLIALIGPLSGAHFNPVVTLSEWWSRRHERGGREALAYIGAQLAGAVTGALLAEAMFGRAPGAWATEPRGALHLLLGEAVATAGLVLVVQGLRHIGRPGLAPVAVAGYIGAAIWFTSSGSFANPAATLGRSFSDSFTGIAPGSVPAFAAAQLLGMVIGLVLSGVLYGTLRASGEPNGAEARRTG, encoded by the coding sequence ATGAGAATGTCCCCGCCCTCTCTCCCCCGCCGCACCGCCGCCGAGTTCATCGGCACCGCCTCGCTCGTCGCCGTCATCGTCGGCTCCGGCATCCGCGCCGACTCCCTCAGCCAGGACATCGGCGTCCGCCTGCTCGCCAACGCCGCCGCCTCCGCCCTCGGCCTCGGTCTGCTCATCGCCCTCATCGGCCCGCTCTCCGGGGCCCACTTCAACCCCGTCGTGACCCTCTCGGAGTGGTGGTCCCGTCGCCACGAGCGCGGCGGGCGCGAAGCCCTCGCCTACATCGGCGCCCAGCTCGCCGGGGCCGTCACCGGCGCCCTGCTCGCCGAGGCGATGTTCGGCCGGGCCCCCGGCGCCTGGGCCACCGAGCCCCGCGGGGCGCTCCACCTCCTCCTCGGCGAGGCCGTCGCCACCGCCGGGCTCGTCCTCGTCGTGCAAGGACTGCGCCACATCGGCCGCCCCGGGCTCGCCCCGGTCGCCGTCGCCGGATACATCGGGGCGGCGATCTGGTTCACCTCCTCCGGCTCCTTCGCCAACCCGGCCGCCACCCTCGGCCGCTCCTTCTCCGACTCCTTCACCGGGATCGCCCCCGGCTCGGTGCCCGCCTTCGCCGCCGCCCAGCTCCTCGGCATGGTCATCGGCCTGGTCCTCTCCGGTGTGCTGTACGGAACACTCCGGGCGTCCGGCGAACCGAACGGCGCCGAAGCGCGTCGGACGGGGTGA